One region of Chanodichthys erythropterus isolate Z2021 chromosome 19, ASM2448905v1, whole genome shotgun sequence genomic DNA includes:
- the afap1l2 gene encoding actin filament-associated protein 1-like 2 isoform X1, with the protein MDKHKVLEQLLEQLQKFLKILDGEKLSGNATVQKGLLNELLQSYKSSNGGDEEYIYMNKVIVTGQNQDKTDHRPEANGEPGKHISVKNPPEPPPRRPCNIGREPFPLPPAPAPASLEPESYYEDPQPYDPISINEDTEPVSSSYESYDEEEVTKGKSTAQHQWPSPEASIELMKDARICAFLWRKKWLGQWAKQLCVIREHRLLCYKSSKDQTPLLDISLLGCSVVYKEKQTKRKEHKLKITPLGGEAIVLGLQSKEQAEQWLKVIQEISPKNTAGSDVTDSPTLICTKGEQSERYSVASESGSSTDSHAENLENKDVKKKYGKFSNLMNIGKKKISSLESPEKAVDTSGYLNVLVNTHWRSRWCSVKDRQLWIYNDKSKSKVAQQPLSLEGCFVLPDPSPEHLYSFRIQMDGEELAILEAKSSADMGHWLGLILSQTGTKTEPEDLTYDYVNSERISSIVNAAKTSMYLMQRRYSEPNTYTDSPPSDPHTCDDIYDDVASIENEQEEVQEVQNDSEEGTASVEENGKERVYLDLIPVRSFLHTSSGRVSPQASNSVQTELSPSAAPQDDQLQPEEPECETSLPSNTENLDPPHVAPRVDADPSPAPNLHIQTQKISFLSQENQKRASLSPQTQSLPLTYAQSPPTSRGRAASADRLLDRLKFSPAAGPGSVEVKLGKNRTEADVRRYTDDRDRLEREREEVKNTLAMLRKDRREVKEELNSCQDPTQQASLEARLKQMEEMCREAERRRVEVELSLMEVKENLRKVEAGPFTLGTTVDSSLLETLTPKMAPVTSPAPNTPITSNNGDSPVNSATALKNRPLSIMAPNKGNVLQKAKEWEKKSTT; encoded by the exons TGCTGGAGCAGCTGTTGGAGCAGCTGCAGAAGTTCCTGAAGATCCTGGATGGAGAGAAGCTGAGTGGAAATGCCACAGTACAGAAGGGCCTCCTGAATGAGCTGCTGCAATCATACAAGTCCTCCAATG GAGGAGATGAAGAATATATCTACATGAACAAGGTCATCGTCACAGGTCAAAATCAAGACAAAACAG ACCACAGACCAGAAGCTAATGGAGAACCAGGTAAACACATCTCTGTGAAGAACCCACCAGAGCCTCCTCCTCGCAGACCA TGCAACATAGGGAGGGAGCCCTTTCCTCTTCCACCAGCTCCTGCTCCAGCATCTCTAGAGCCTGAAAGTTACTATGAAGATCCACAACCATATGACCCTATAAGCATCAATG AAGATACAGAACCAGTGAGCAGTTCATATGAGTCCTATGATGAGGAAGAAGTGACGAAGGGTAAGTCCACAGCCCAGCACCAGTGGCCGTCTCCTGAGGCATCCATCGAGCTAATGAAGGATGCGCGGATCTGTGCCTTCCTCTGGAGGAAGAAGTGGCTCGGTCAGTGGGCTAAACAGCTGTGTGTCATTCGCGAGCATCGTCTCCTG TGCTACAAAAGCTCAAAGGATCAGACTCCCCTGCTGGATATCAGTCTGCTGGGCTGCAGTGTTGTCTACAAAGAGAAGCAAACAAAAAGGAAAGAACACAAGCTGAAAATAACCCCACTGGGTGGAGAGGCCATTGTCCTGGGCCTGCAGAGCAAAGAGCAGGCCGAACAATGGCTGAAG GTTATTCAGGAAATTAGTCCGAAAAATACTGCTGGATCTGATGTAACTGACTCTCCAACACTCATCTGTACTAAG GGTGAGCAGAGCGAGAGATACTCAGTGGCATCTGAGAGTGGCAGCAGCACAGACAGTCATGCAGAGAACCTGGAAAACAAAGATG TTAAGAAGAAATACGGCAAGTTTAGTAACCTTATGAACATTGGTAAAAAGAAGATTTCCTCTTTGGAAAGTCCAGAGAAGGCTGTGGATACGTCAG GCTACCTTAATGTCCTGGTGAACACCCATTGGAGAAGCCGGTGGTGCTCAGTGAAGGACAGGCAGCTTTGGATCTACAATGACAAAAGCAAAAGCAAAGTGGCCCAGCAGCCACTGTCTCTCGAGGGATGCTTTGTACTGCCAGACCCCAGCCCTGAGCACCTGTACTCATTCCGCATCCAAATGGATGGAGAGGAGCTCGCTATCCTAGAA GCTAAATCCTCTGCTGATATGGGCCACTGGCTCGGGCTCATACTGTCACAAACCGGCACCAAAACAGAACCAGAAGATCTCACCTACGACTATGTGAACTCAGAGAGAATATCCAGTATTGTCAATGCTGCCAAGACATCCATGTA TTTAATGCAGAGGAGGTACTCAGAGCCTAACACATACACAGACAGCCCTCCGTCAGACCCTCATACCTGTGATGACATATACGATGATGTGGCATCCATAGAGAACGAACAGGAG GAGGTTCAAGAGGTTCAGAATGACAGCGAGGAGGGAACAGCAAGCGTCGAGGAGAACGGGAAGGAGAGAGTGTATCTGGATCTGATCCCGGTTCGCTCCTTCCTGCACACGAGCTCGGGCAGAGTGTCGCCCCAGGCGTCCAACAGCGTACAGACAGAGCTCAGTCCCTCAGCTGCTCCACAGGATGATCAGCTACAGCCTGAAGAG CCTGAATGTGAAACCTCATTACCGAGCAACACCGAGAACCTGGACCCTCCACATGTTGCCCCCAGAGTGGATGCAGACCCCTCTCCAGCTCCTAATTTGCACATCCAGACTCAAAAAATCAGTTTTCTTAGTCAGGAAAACCAAAAAAGGGCCTCTCTGTCACCCCAAACCCAATCCCTACCCCTAACGTATGCACAGAGTCCGCCCACCTCCAGAGGAAGAGCCGCCAGCGCGGATAGACTTCTCGATAGGCTCAAGTTCTCTCCAGCAG CAGGCCCGGGGTCGGTTGAGGTGAAATTAGGTAAGAACAGGACGGAGGCCGACGTGCGACGTTACACCGACGACAGAGACCGGCTGGAGCGAGAGAGGGAGGAGGTTAAAAACACTCTGGCCATGCTGAGGAAAGACAGGCGAGAGGTGAAAGAAGAGCTAAACTCCTGCCAAG ACCCCACTCAGCAGGCCTCCCTGGAGGCTCGTCTGAAACAGATGGAAGAGATGTGTCGTGAGGCAGAGCGTCGACGAGTGGAGGTGGAGCTTAGCTTGATGGAGGTGAAGGAGAATTTGAGAAAAGTGGAAGCTGGACCCTTTACACTGGGCACCACGGTAGATAGCAGTCTACTGGAAACTTTAACG
- the afap1l2 gene encoding actin filament-associated protein 1-like 2 isoform X2, whose protein sequence is MDKHKVLEQLLEQLQKFLKILDGEKLSGNATVQKGLLNELLQSYKSSNGGDEEYIYMNKVIVTGQNQDKTDHRPEANGEPGKHISVKNPPEPPPRRPCNIGREPFPLPPAPAPASLEPESYYEDPQPYDPISINEDTEPVSSSYESYDEEEVTKGKSTAQHQWPSPEASIELMKDARICAFLWRKKWLGQWAKQLCVIREHRLLCYKSSKDQTPLLDISLLGCSVVYKEKQTKRKEHKLKITPLGGEAIVLGLQSKEQAEQWLKVIQEISPKNTAGSDVTDSPTLICTKGEQSERYSVASESGSSTDSHAENLENKDVKKKYGKFSNLMNIGKKKISSLESPEKAVDTSGYLNVLVNTHWRSRWCSVKDRQLWIYNDKSKSKVAQQPLSLEGCFVLPDPSPEHLYSFRIQMDGEELAILEAKSSADMGHWLGLILSQTGTKTEPEDLTYDYVNSERISSIVNAAKTSMYLMQRRYSEPNTYTDSPPSDPHTCDDIYDDVASIENEQEEVQEVQNDSEEGTASVEENGKERVYLDLIPVRSFLHTSSGRVSPQASNSVQTELSPSAAPQDDQLQPEEPECETSLPSNTENLDPPHVAPRVDADPSPAPNLHIQTQKISFLSQENQKRASLSPQTQSLPLTYAQSPPTSRGRAASADRLLDRLKFSPAGPGSVEVKLGKNRTEADVRRYTDDRDRLEREREEVKNTLAMLRKDRREVKEELNSCQDPTQQASLEARLKQMEEMCREAERRRVEVELSLMEVKENLRKVEAGPFTLGTTVDSSLLETLTPKMAPVTSPAPNTPITSNNGDSPVNSATALKNRPLSIMAPNKGNVLQKAKEWEKKSTT, encoded by the exons TGCTGGAGCAGCTGTTGGAGCAGCTGCAGAAGTTCCTGAAGATCCTGGATGGAGAGAAGCTGAGTGGAAATGCCACAGTACAGAAGGGCCTCCTGAATGAGCTGCTGCAATCATACAAGTCCTCCAATG GAGGAGATGAAGAATATATCTACATGAACAAGGTCATCGTCACAGGTCAAAATCAAGACAAAACAG ACCACAGACCAGAAGCTAATGGAGAACCAGGTAAACACATCTCTGTGAAGAACCCACCAGAGCCTCCTCCTCGCAGACCA TGCAACATAGGGAGGGAGCCCTTTCCTCTTCCACCAGCTCCTGCTCCAGCATCTCTAGAGCCTGAAAGTTACTATGAAGATCCACAACCATATGACCCTATAAGCATCAATG AAGATACAGAACCAGTGAGCAGTTCATATGAGTCCTATGATGAGGAAGAAGTGACGAAGGGTAAGTCCACAGCCCAGCACCAGTGGCCGTCTCCTGAGGCATCCATCGAGCTAATGAAGGATGCGCGGATCTGTGCCTTCCTCTGGAGGAAGAAGTGGCTCGGTCAGTGGGCTAAACAGCTGTGTGTCATTCGCGAGCATCGTCTCCTG TGCTACAAAAGCTCAAAGGATCAGACTCCCCTGCTGGATATCAGTCTGCTGGGCTGCAGTGTTGTCTACAAAGAGAAGCAAACAAAAAGGAAAGAACACAAGCTGAAAATAACCCCACTGGGTGGAGAGGCCATTGTCCTGGGCCTGCAGAGCAAAGAGCAGGCCGAACAATGGCTGAAG GTTATTCAGGAAATTAGTCCGAAAAATACTGCTGGATCTGATGTAACTGACTCTCCAACACTCATCTGTACTAAG GGTGAGCAGAGCGAGAGATACTCAGTGGCATCTGAGAGTGGCAGCAGCACAGACAGTCATGCAGAGAACCTGGAAAACAAAGATG TTAAGAAGAAATACGGCAAGTTTAGTAACCTTATGAACATTGGTAAAAAGAAGATTTCCTCTTTGGAAAGTCCAGAGAAGGCTGTGGATACGTCAG GCTACCTTAATGTCCTGGTGAACACCCATTGGAGAAGCCGGTGGTGCTCAGTGAAGGACAGGCAGCTTTGGATCTACAATGACAAAAGCAAAAGCAAAGTGGCCCAGCAGCCACTGTCTCTCGAGGGATGCTTTGTACTGCCAGACCCCAGCCCTGAGCACCTGTACTCATTCCGCATCCAAATGGATGGAGAGGAGCTCGCTATCCTAGAA GCTAAATCCTCTGCTGATATGGGCCACTGGCTCGGGCTCATACTGTCACAAACCGGCACCAAAACAGAACCAGAAGATCTCACCTACGACTATGTGAACTCAGAGAGAATATCCAGTATTGTCAATGCTGCCAAGACATCCATGTA TTTAATGCAGAGGAGGTACTCAGAGCCTAACACATACACAGACAGCCCTCCGTCAGACCCTCATACCTGTGATGACATATACGATGATGTGGCATCCATAGAGAACGAACAGGAG GAGGTTCAAGAGGTTCAGAATGACAGCGAGGAGGGAACAGCAAGCGTCGAGGAGAACGGGAAGGAGAGAGTGTATCTGGATCTGATCCCGGTTCGCTCCTTCCTGCACACGAGCTCGGGCAGAGTGTCGCCCCAGGCGTCCAACAGCGTACAGACAGAGCTCAGTCCCTCAGCTGCTCCACAGGATGATCAGCTACAGCCTGAAGAG CCTGAATGTGAAACCTCATTACCGAGCAACACCGAGAACCTGGACCCTCCACATGTTGCCCCCAGAGTGGATGCAGACCCCTCTCCAGCTCCTAATTTGCACATCCAGACTCAAAAAATCAGTTTTCTTAGTCAGGAAAACCAAAAAAGGGCCTCTCTGTCACCCCAAACCCAATCCCTACCCCTAACGTATGCACAGAGTCCGCCCACCTCCAGAGGAAGAGCCGCCAGCGCGGATAGACTTCTCGATAGGCTCAAGTTCTCTCCAGCAG GCCCGGGGTCGGTTGAGGTGAAATTAGGTAAGAACAGGACGGAGGCCGACGTGCGACGTTACACCGACGACAGAGACCGGCTGGAGCGAGAGAGGGAGGAGGTTAAAAACACTCTGGCCATGCTGAGGAAAGACAGGCGAGAGGTGAAAGAAGAGCTAAACTCCTGCCAAG ACCCCACTCAGCAGGCCTCCCTGGAGGCTCGTCTGAAACAGATGGAAGAGATGTGTCGTGAGGCAGAGCGTCGACGAGTGGAGGTGGAGCTTAGCTTGATGGAGGTGAAGGAGAATTTGAGAAAAGTGGAAGCTGGACCCTTTACACTGGGCACCACGGTAGATAGCAGTCTACTGGAAACTTTAACG
- the LOC137007445 gene encoding kelch repeat and BTB domain-containing protein 13 has protein sequence MGPPCNLSQSRHRNEEVQGEESTGALRVRVEESVFTIDRAILGQNCEYFRALFRSGMKDSQLNEFHLQGGLKARGFLIAMAVSRGECPAIQDPDEIVEAAECAAFLQVDVLVQHLIDLLDTDNCILLYHTAAVYGLWRLFQSAAVFIRDAYTDLQDVIKALPEELICYVESLSPTSFVALTTHSPSMKMLQDCYRTVFYLDEEPGTWKHLTDLPTDASTSMAGVAVVGNRLYIVGGVRGVSKQTVDSSFCYDTETNTWSVFDGPQQSRYNFTLVGHDGHLYAIGGEFNQKIMSSVEACDVSTGAWKFCKNAPRSVAAPASAVARRRIFVCFWKSPDTTDIYEYAPKNEEWTLVTTMVKPQSYGHCMVAHGDNLYVMRNGPCDDFLRCLMDCYNITTGQWTAMPGHYVNSRGALFTAMVRGNSAFTVNRSLTLEYVICGDKWKPRRQMTGFPKSGSLWTCLLRLPKNADTQQERDAEEALEMNANVECVEDLVEANHPLL, from the coding sequence ATGGGGCCTCCTTGCAATTTGAGTCAGAGCAGGCACAGAAATGAGGAAGTACAAGGAGAAGAGTCTACAGGAGCTCTGAGAGTGCGGGTAGAAGAGAGCGTTTTCACCATAGATAGAGCCATCCTGGGGCAAAACTGTGAGTATTTCCGTGCTCTCTTCCGCTCTGGGATGAAGGACAGCCAGCTGAATGAGTTCCACCTGCAGGGAGGCCTGAAAGCGAGGGGTTTCCTCATTGCCATGGCGGTTTCCAGGGGTGAGTGCCCTGCTATACAAGACCCAGATGAGATTGTGGAGGCCGCAGAGTGTGCAGCTTTCCTCCAAGTGGATGTTCTAGTCCAGCACTTGATAGACCTTCTTGATACTGACAACTGCATTCTTTTGTACCACACGGCAGCGGTGTACGGCTTGTGGAGGTTGTTTCAGAGCGCTGCGGTTTTCATCCGCGATGCTTACACCGACCTGCAAGACGTTATCAAGGCACTCCCAGAGGAGCTGATCTGCTACGTGGAGTCGCTTTCACCAACATCGTTTGTCGCTCTAACGACTCATTCTCCATCCATGAAGATGCTGCAGGACTGCTACAGGACGGTGTTTTACCTCGACGAGGAACCAGGTACTTGGAAACACCTGACTGATCTGCCAACAGATGCCAGCACCTCCATGGCCGGGGTGGCTGTCGTGGGGAACCGGTTGTATATCGTTGGAGGAGTACGGGGAGTTAGTAAACAAACTGTGGACTCAAGCTTCTGTTATGACACAGAAACCAACACTTGGAGTGTGTTTGATGGTCCTCAGCAGTCCAGGTATAACTTTACCCTGGTGGGTCATGACGGACACTTGTATGCCATCGGAGGTGAATTCAACCAAAAGATTATGTCCTCAGTAGAAGCATGTGATGTTTCCACAGGTGCGTGGAAATTTTGTAAGAATGCGCCCCGTTCTGTGGCTGCGCCGGCTAGCGCTGTTGCCAGGCGTAGGatatttgtgtgtttctggaagTCTCCGGATACAACGGACATTTATGAATATGCACCCAAAAATGAGGAATGGACACTGGTCACCACTATGGTCAAGCCTCAGAGTTACGGACACTGCATGGTTGCTCATGGCGACAACCTTTATGTTATGAGGAACGGCCCATGTGATGACTTCCTGCGCTGCCTCATGGACTGCTACAACATCACTACGGGTCAATGGACGGCCATGCCAGGACACTACGTCAATAGCAGGGGTGCCCTCTTCACGGCTATGGTGAGGGGGAACTCTGCGTTCACCGTCAACCGCAGTTTGACCCTGGAATATGTAATTTGTGGTGACAAGTGGAAGCCTCGCAGACAGATGACGGGTTTTCCAAAAAGTGGCTCGCTTTGGACCTGCTTACTCAGACTGCCCAAGAACGCAGATACACAGCAGGAACGTGATGCAGAGGAAGCATTGGAGATGAATGCCAATGTGGAATGTGTGGAAGATTTGGTAGAGGCTAATCATCCATTATTGTGA